AGCCCGCTGGCGCCGCTGGCCGGCAGCCCGGCCGCCTCCGCCCAGCGCCAGCGCGAGCTGCTGCGCACCGGCGGCCTGGACCGCGAACGCGCCTACTGGCGGGCCGAGCTGGCCGGCGCACCGGCGACCATGCCGGCCCTGGCCGGCCGGCCGCGGCCCGCCAAGCCCAGCTACCGGGGCGCCGCCGTGGAGTTCACCCTGCCCACCGAGCTGGTCGAGCGGACCGAGGCGCTGGGGCGGCGGCTGCGGGCGTCGCCGTTCATGGTGTTCCTGGCGGCCTTCGAGACCGTGCTGCTCCGCTGCACCGGCCGCACCGACATCCTGGTCGGTACACCGACCTCCGGACGCGGCGGGCCGGACGAGGAGAAGCTGTTCGGATTCTTCGTCAATTCCCTTCCGCTGCGCACCGACCTGTCCGGCTCACCGTCCTTCGTCGACGCAGTGAAACGGATTCGCGCCACCACTCTGGCGGCGCTGGACCACCAGGCACTGCCTTTCGAGGAAATCGTCCGCGAATCGGCGGGCCGCCGCGGAATCTCCCACCATCCGGTCTTCCAGGTCCTGTTCGCCCTGACGCTGCTTCAGGAAAACGCGGAATTCGGCGCCTTGACGATCGAACCGCTGCCGACCGCCCGCACCGGCACCGCCAAGTTCGACCTGGCGATGATGCTCTACCGCTCCGCGAGCGGAATGCGCGGAGCCGTGGAGTTCGCCACCGATCTGTTCGACCGGGACCGGGTCGAGCGGCTGGTCGAGCTCTGGACCGCACTGCTGGCCGCCGTGCTGGCCGACCCCGAACTGCCGGTCGACTCCGACCTGCTGCCGCACCCCGCGCCCGAGGACCTGGCCGCCCCGGACGAGCAGCCGCCCACCGGCGTGCCCGCCGCGCCGACCACCGCCCCCGAGACGGCAGACCGGGCACTGCTGGCCACCGTCTGGCGCGAGGTGCTCGGGCTGCACACCCTCGACCCGGACCAGGACTTCTTCGACCTCGGCGGGCACTCCCTGCTGGCCATGCGGATCACCGCCCGGGTCGGCGCCGCCCTCGACCTCGACCTGCCGATGACCGTGCTCTTCCAGAACCCCACCCTGGCCCGGTTCTGCGCCGCGGTGGACGCCGCGCTGGCCGAGGCCGACCAGCCCGCGCCCGGCGCCGACGAGCCCACCACCACTTCGACCAGCGAAGGACAATCGTGATCGACACCAGCATCGGCTCCTCCTGCGTCCACCGGATCTTCGAGGAGCAGGCCGCCCGCCGACCGGAGGCCGTCGCCCTGGTCGCCGAGGAGGGCGACCTCAGCTACGCCGAACTCAACCACCGCGCCAACCAGCTCGCCCACCAGCTGATCCGCACCGGCATCGGCCCGGACCGCCCGGTGGGGCTCTTCCTGGAGCGCTCCGCCACCTTCGTGGTGGCCGCGCTCGCCGTGCTCAAGGCCGGCGGCTGCTACGTGCCGCTGGACCCGGAGTACCCGGCGGCCCGGGTGGCGGCCATGCTGGCGGACACCCAGGTCTCGGTGGTGCTCACCCGGGCCGGTGTGGTCGACCGCCTGCCCCGCCACGACACGGTGGTCCTCTGCCTGGACGAGATCGCCGCCCTGCTGGAGACCCTGAGCAGGGCCGACCCGGCGATCGAGGTCTCCCCCGACCACCTCGCCTACATCATGTACACCTCGGGGTCCACCGGCCGCCCCAAGGGCGTGATGGTGCCGCACCGCGGGGTGACCCGGCTGGTGCGCGGCGCCGACTACCTGGAGCTCGGCCCGGGCGAGGTGCTGCCGCTGCTCTCCTCGGTCTCCTTCGACGCCTCCACCTTCGAGATCTGGGGCGCCCTGGCCAACGGCGCCCGACTGGTGGTCGGCCCGGCCACCGCACCGTCGATCGGCGACCTGGGCCGGCTGATCGAGCGGCACGGCATCACCACGCTGTGGCTGACCGCGGGCCTGTTCCACCTGGTGGTCGACGAGCTGCCCGGCGCGCTCACCGGGGT
Above is a genomic segment from Kitasatospora viridis containing:
- a CDS encoding condensation domain-containing protein, which produces MTQTLEPRGGHEHATNPPAPPPAPTSFAQEQLWLLDRLIPQRQAYNVPGRFRLRGALDRELTARTLRALMERHPALRTAMIEDDGDLWQHVRPTSAVPVPLDWHDLRGLAEAERAERERELALAEAAAPFDLDRAPLWRAVLVRTAEQEHVLLLTLHHIITDGWSIQLFLDEFCQLYAALAAGLPSPLAPLAGSPAASAQRQRELLRTGGLDRERAYWRAELAGAPATMPALAGRPRPAKPSYRGAAVEFTLPTELVERTEALGRRLRASPFMVFLAAFETVLLRCTGRTDILVGTPTSGRGGPDEEKLFGFFVNSLPLRTDLSGSPSFVDAVKRIRATTLAALDHQALPFEEIVRESAGRRGISHHPVFQVLFALTLLQENAEFGALTIEPLPTARTGTAKFDLAMMLYRSASGMRGAVEFATDLFDRDRVERLVELWTALLAAVLADPELPVDSDLLPHPAPEDLAAPDEQPPTGVPAAPTTAPETADRALLATVWREVLGLHTLDPDQDFFDLGGHSLLAMRITARVGAALDLDLPMTVLFQNPTLARFCAAVDAALAEADQPAPGADEPTTTSTSEGQS